One segment of Arvicanthis niloticus isolate mArvNil1 chromosome 5, mArvNil1.pat.X, whole genome shotgun sequence DNA contains the following:
- the Gjb5 gene encoding gap junction beta-5 protein: MNWSVFEGLLSGVNKYSTAFGRIWLSLVFVFRVLVYLVTAERVWGDDQKDFDCNTRQPGCTNVCYDEFFPVSHVRLWALQLILVTCPSLLVVMHVAYRKAREKKYQEKVGKGYLYPNPGKKRGGLWWTYVFSLSFKATIDIIFLYLFHAFYPRYTLPSMVKCHAAPCPNTVDCFIAKPSEKNIFIVFMVVTAVICILLNLVELIYLVIKRCSECAALRRPPAAHTKNDPNWANPSSKEDSSNLIFLGSDIHPPLLPDHPRAHVKKTIL; the protein is encoded by the coding sequence ATGAACTGGAGCGTGTTTGAGGGGCTCCTGAGTGGGGTCAACAAGTACTCCACAGCCTTTGGTCGCATCTGGCTGTCCCTGGTCTTTGTCTTCCGTGTGCTGGTGTACCTGGTGACAGCTGAGCGCGTGTGGGGTGACGACCAGAAGGATTTTGACTGCAACACCAGGCAGCCCGGCTGTACCAATGTCTGCTATGATGAGTTCTTCCCTGTGTCCCACGTGCGCCTCTGGGCCCTGCAGCTCATCCTGGTCACATGCCCTTCTTTGCTTGTGGTCATGCACGTGGCCTATCGAAAGGCTCGAGAAAAGAAATACCAGGAAAAAGTTGGCAAAGGATACCTTTATCCGAACCCCGGCAAGAAGCGGGGTGGACTCTGGTGGACATACGTCTTTAGCCTATCATTTAAGGCCACCATAGATATtatcttcctctacctcttccaCGCATTCTACCCCAGATACACTCTCCCTTCTATGGTCAAGTGTCATGCGGCACCATGTCCCAACACAGTGGACTGCTTCATCGCCAAGCCCTCGGAGAAGAACATCTTCATTGTCTTCATGGTAGTCACGGCCGTCATCTGCATCCTGCTTAACCTTGTGGAGCTGATCTACCTGGTGATTAAGCGGTGTTCTGAGTGTGCAGCACTGAGGAGACCACCCGCTGCACACACAAAGAATGACCCAAACTGGGCCAACCCTTCCAGCAAAGAGGACTCAAGCAATCTCATCTTTCTGGGCTCGGACATTCACCCACCTCTATTACCAGATCACCCTCGAGCCCACGTGAAGAAAACCATTCTGTGA
- the Gjb4 gene encoding gap junction beta-4 protein: MNWGFLQGILSGVNKYSTALGRIWLSVVFIFRVLVYVVAAEEVWDDEQKDFVCNTMQPGCPNVCYDEFFPVSHVRLWALQLILVTCPSLLVVMHVAYREERERKHRLKHGPNAPSLYSNLSKKRGGLWWTYLLSLIFKAAVDSGFLYIFHCIYKDYDMPRVVACSVYPCPHIVDCYIARPTEKKVFTYFMVVTAAICILLNLSEVAYLVGKRCMEVFRPRHRKASRSHQLPDTCPPYVISKGGHTQEESAILTKAGMATVDTGQSSKYHQHRPHLTWDLPTAAHHPRRTADPRKAGAAATAHRMYSKRKINSH; the protein is encoded by the exons ATGAACTGGGGATTTCTCCAGGGAATCCTGAGTGGCGTGAACAAGTACTCCACAGCACTGGGCCGCATCTGGCTGTCGGTGGTCTTCATCTTCCGGGTACTGGTGTATGTGGTGGCAGCGGAGGAGGTATGGGACGATGAGCAAAAGGATTTCGTCTGTAACACCATGCAGCCAGGCTGCCCCAACGTCTGCTATGACGAGTTCTTCCCTGTGTCCCATGTGCGCCTCTGGGCCCTGCAGCTCATCCTGGTCACCTGTCCTTCCCTGCTAGTGGTCATGCACGTGGCCTATCGAGAAGAGCGGGAAAGGAAACACCGCCTCAAACATGGACCCAATGCCCCATCCCTGTACAGCAACCTGAGCAAGAAGAGGGgtggcctgtggtggacataccTGCTGAGTCTTATCTTCAAGGCTGCTGTGGACTCGGGATTTCTCTATATCTTCCATTGTATTTACAAAGACTATGACATGCCCCGAGTGGTAGCTTGCTCTGTGTATCCCTGCCCCCACATCGTGGACTGTTACATCGCCCGACCCACGGAGAAGAAGGTCTTCACCTACTTCATGGTAGTCACAGCGGCCATTTGCATCCTACTCAACCTCAGTGAGGTCGCCTACCTCGTGGGCAAGAGATGCATGGAGGTCTTCCGGCCCCGGCACCGGAAAGCGTCCAGGAGCCACCAACTACCAGATACATGCCCACCCTACGTGATCTCCAAAGGAGGTCACACCCAAGAGGAGAGCGCGATCCTAACAAAGGCCGGGATGGCCACAGTGGATACAG GCCAGAGCTCCAAGTATCACCAGCATCGCCCTCATCTCACGTGGGATTTGCCAACTGCTGCCCATCATCCCCGGAGAACTGCCGACCCTCGCAAGGCGGGAGCAGCAGCCACCGCGCACCGCATGTACAGTAAgaggaaaataaattctcactga